Proteins from one uncultured Cohaesibacter sp. genomic window:
- a CDS encoding efflux RND transporter permease subunit — MARFFIDNPVLAWVIAIFITIAGLLSLPSLPISQYPDVAPPQVTISTRFAGASSEDLYLQVTQPIEQELNGVPGMIYFESTSESTGAVTITVTFASGTSVAQAVVDTQNRLRRVESSLPPRVQQEGLLVEEAGSSYLMFISMVGAEGSGYDAVSIADYATRNVLNEIRRVPGVGKARLFSAERAMRIWIDPAKLVGLDLSVTDITAAIAEQNAQVAAGSIGVDPAPDGQQTQATILVTGQLRTPEEFGQIVLRAHDDGALVRLSDVARVEVDAEFYSFKSFLDGKDAAQIGIQLSPTGNALETAQQVRALLAELEPSFPEGISYEVPYDTTPFVSASIEKVVHTLLEAIVLVFIVMLVFLQSFRYTLIPMLVVPIALAGTLAVMLGAGYSINVLTMFAMILAIGILVDDAIVVVENVERIMSEEGLPPKEAAKKAMGQISGAIIGITLALMAVFVPLAFFPGSVGIIYQQFSLTMVVSIFFSAFLALSLTPALCATFLKPIPKGHSHARKGPAGWFNRTFDRASKGYSRLVGGLIRRAGRMMVIYAALVAGLGWFYVQIPSAFLPQEDQGYLIASMQSPPEATSFRMRQITKAAEGFALSHEAVDNIVTVQGFSFSGQGPNSAISFITLKDWAERDRPDLSAGALAGQFSGMLFSLRDSFAFAISPPPIPGLGTGSGFAFRLQDRTNQGNAALQEAAGQIMAAGAKSQILGQMYIEGLSPGPQLHLKVDREKANAFGVTFGEINRTISVALGSGYVNDFPNEGRMQSVIVQAEPSTRASIDEVMKLNVRNVQGGMVPLSSFASMDWGFGPSQIVGYNGYPTIRINGEAAPGYSSGEALEEMQRLAAELPSGFGYQWTGQSLQEIESGNQAPILIGLSILFVFLCLAGLYGSWSIPFSVMLIVPMGAIGAVAAVTLTGLSNDVFFTVGLITIVGLSAKNAILIVEVAKDLISEGQGLLEATVEACRLRFRPILMTSLAFTMGVVPMATATGPSAASQNAIGINVVGGMISATILGVLFAPVFFVFVMKLTGTYKRLGPKAETPSDAATQPAE; from the coding sequence TTATTGATAACCCGGTTCTCGCCTGGGTGATCGCGATTTTCATCACCATCGCCGGATTGCTGTCGCTTCCCTCCTTGCCGATTTCGCAATATCCGGATGTGGCCCCGCCACAGGTGACCATTTCCACGCGCTTTGCAGGGGCGTCCTCGGAAGATCTGTATCTACAGGTCACCCAGCCGATCGAGCAGGAGCTGAACGGCGTCCCCGGGATGATCTATTTTGAATCTACCTCCGAATCCACGGGAGCTGTCACCATCACGGTGACCTTCGCCTCGGGAACAAGTGTGGCGCAGGCCGTGGTTGACACACAGAACCGCCTGCGACGGGTCGAATCCTCCTTGCCTCCTCGGGTGCAGCAGGAAGGCTTGCTCGTCGAGGAAGCCGGCTCCAGCTACCTGATGTTCATTTCCATGGTCGGTGCGGAAGGGTCCGGATATGACGCTGTCTCGATCGCCGACTATGCAACCCGCAACGTGCTCAACGAAATCCGCCGCGTGCCCGGTGTGGGCAAGGCACGGCTTTTCTCGGCAGAACGCGCCATGCGGATCTGGATCGATCCGGCCAAGCTCGTCGGTCTCGATCTATCGGTGACGGACATCACAGCCGCCATCGCGGAACAAAACGCGCAGGTAGCCGCTGGCTCCATCGGCGTTGATCCCGCCCCGGACGGGCAACAAACACAGGCGACTATTCTGGTAACAGGACAGTTGCGCACGCCGGAGGAATTTGGACAGATTGTCCTGCGTGCCCATGATGACGGAGCACTCGTACGCCTCTCCGACGTTGCGCGCGTTGAAGTCGACGCAGAATTCTACTCCTTCAAATCATTCCTCGATGGCAAGGACGCCGCCCAAATCGGCATTCAGCTTTCTCCCACGGGCAACGCTCTTGAGACGGCGCAACAGGTGCGCGCGTTGCTAGCCGAGCTGGAACCAAGCTTCCCCGAAGGCATCAGCTATGAAGTGCCATATGACACGACGCCCTTTGTATCCGCCTCCATCGAGAAGGTGGTGCATACATTGCTTGAGGCCATCGTGCTGGTCTTTATCGTCATGCTGGTCTTCTTGCAAAGCTTCCGCTACACGCTGATCCCCATGCTGGTGGTCCCCATCGCGCTGGCCGGAACACTGGCCGTGATGCTCGGAGCGGGCTATTCGATCAACGTGCTGACCATGTTCGCCATGATCCTTGCCATCGGCATTCTCGTAGATGACGCGATTGTCGTGGTGGAGAATGTGGAACGCATCATGTCGGAAGAAGGATTGCCCCCCAAGGAAGCAGCCAAAAAGGCCATGGGCCAGATTTCCGGTGCGATCATCGGCATCACGCTGGCCCTTATGGCTGTTTTCGTACCGTTGGCCTTCTTCCCCGGTTCAGTCGGTATCATCTATCAGCAATTCTCGCTGACCATGGTGGTATCGATCTTCTTCTCCGCGTTCCTCGCCCTGTCTCTGACGCCGGCGCTCTGTGCGACCTTCCTCAAGCCGATTCCCAAGGGCCACAGCCATGCCAGAAAAGGCCCTGCGGGTTGGTTCAACCGGACCTTTGACCGCGCATCTAAGGGATATTCACGGCTGGTGGGTGGTCTGATCCGACGCGCAGGCCGGATGATGGTCATCTATGCGGCACTTGTTGCGGGGCTGGGCTGGTTCTATGTCCAGATCCCGTCCGCCTTCCTGCCTCAGGAAGATCAGGGCTATCTGATTGCCAGCATGCAATCACCGCCCGAAGCCACCTCCTTCCGCATGCGGCAGATCACCAAGGCAGCAGAGGGTTTTGCCCTGTCTCATGAAGCGGTCGACAATATCGTCACTGTTCAAGGCTTTTCCTTCTCCGGACAAGGGCCAAACTCGGCCATCAGCTTCATTACTCTTAAGGACTGGGCCGAGCGTGACAGGCCTGACCTCAGCGCCGGTGCGCTTGCCGGGCAGTTTTCCGGTATGCTCTTCTCGCTCAGAGACAGCTTTGCCTTTGCCATTTCGCCACCGCCAATCCCAGGGCTCGGCACCGGCTCCGGCTTTGCCTTCCGCCTGCAGGATCGAACCAACCAGGGCAACGCCGCGCTGCAGGAAGCCGCCGGACAAATCATGGCAGCGGGAGCAAAAAGCCAGATCCTCGGCCAGATGTACATCGAAGGCCTCTCACCCGGCCCACAGTTGCACCTCAAGGTGGATCGCGAGAAGGCCAACGCCTTCGGCGTTACTTTTGGCGAAATCAACCGCACCATTTCGGTTGCCCTCGGCTCTGGCTATGTCAATGATTTCCCCAACGAGGGAAGAATGCAAAGCGTCATCGTGCAGGCCGAGCCATCCACCCGAGCGAGCATTGACGAAGTCATGAAACTCAATGTGCGCAATGTGCAGGGTGGCATGGTTCCTCTCTCCTCCTTCGCTTCGATGGATTGGGGATTTGGACCGTCCCAGATCGTTGGCTATAACGGATATCCAACCATCCGCATCAATGGCGAAGCCGCTCCGGGTTATTCCTCAGGCGAGGCTCTGGAAGAAATGCAACGACTCGCTGCCGAATTGCCGTCCGGCTTCGGCTATCAATGGACCGGCCAGTCGCTACAGGAAATCGAAAGTGGCAATCAGGCCCCGATCCTGATCGGCTTGTCGATCCTCTTCGTCTTCCTCTGCCTTGCCGGTCTCTACGGAAGCTGGTCGATCCCCTTCTCGGTCATGCTGATCGTACCCATGGGAGCCATCGGCGCTGTGGCTGCGGTCACCCTGACGGGCCTCTCCAACGACGTCTTCTTCACCGTTGGCCTGATCACGATCGTCGGCCTGTCGGCAAAGAACGCTATTCTGATTGTTGAAGTGGCAAAAGACCTCATCAGCGAGGGGCAAGGACTGCTTGAGGCAACAGTAGAAGCCTGTCGCCTCCGCTTTCGACCGATCCTGATGACGTCTCTGGCCTTCACCATGGGTGTTGTTCCCATGGCCACCGCAACCGGCCCCTCGGCGGCCAGCCAGAATGCCATCGGCATCAATGTGGTGGGCGGCATGATCTCGGCAACGATCCTTGGCGTGCTGTTCGCTCCGGTCTTTTTTGTCTTCGTGATGAAGCTGACCGGAACCTACAAGCGTCTTGGCCCGAAAGCAGAGACACCATCCGATGCAGCCACTCAACCGGCTGAATAA
- a CDS encoding AraC family transcriptional regulator: MPAIPVPFLATALLLALLIVLFRRQTSSQGFLIFLAAAAFQTAIVGLRWSWESDWLRTLQPISASLVPIFAYFAIADLDNRPVVWWKHAVGPVAVILAVVLLPFAIDPLLSLIFLVYAWLVFASQPQSGISPNARFGSEVTILRMRKGLAFVLAMSAVSDLIVSALLSSGYTVFAAPVVAVTVSVVLLVIMVALLGRTGMEMPPDPDPITAEDAPVAEVASHNEQDDVQVVETLAIVEALFNEGLYKDYDLTLARLARRAHVPARTISRAVNDIYGVTITDLVNRYRVEEAMRLLRETDMPVTEIMLEAGFQTKSNFNRVFKALAGQTPSAYRTSER; encoded by the coding sequence ATGCCTGCAATACCCGTTCCTTTTCTCGCTACAGCGTTGCTTTTGGCTCTGCTGATTGTTCTGTTCAGGCGACAAACATCCAGCCAAGGTTTTCTGATTTTTCTTGCCGCTGCTGCGTTTCAAACTGCGATTGTCGGCTTGCGATGGAGCTGGGAAAGCGACTGGCTTCGAACCTTGCAGCCGATCTCTGCCTCGCTGGTGCCGATCTTTGCCTATTTCGCCATCGCCGATCTTGATAATCGGCCTGTTGTCTGGTGGAAGCATGCTGTGGGGCCCGTCGCAGTCATTCTGGCTGTGGTCTTGCTGCCTTTTGCCATCGATCCTTTGCTTAGCCTGATCTTTCTTGTTTATGCATGGCTTGTCTTTGCAAGCCAGCCGCAAAGCGGGATCTCGCCCAATGCCCGGTTTGGTAGCGAGGTGACCATATTGCGTATGCGCAAGGGACTGGCATTTGTATTGGCCATGAGCGCTGTTTCGGATTTGATTGTCTCTGCGCTTTTAAGCTCGGGATATACCGTTTTTGCAGCGCCAGTCGTTGCGGTGACGGTAAGTGTGGTGCTTCTGGTCATCATGGTTGCGCTTCTGGGGCGGACGGGCATGGAAATGCCGCCAGATCCTGATCCCATCACTGCCGAGGACGCCCCCGTTGCGGAAGTCGCTTCGCATAATGAGCAAGATGATGTGCAAGTGGTTGAAACGCTGGCTATTGTAGAGGCTCTGTTCAATGAAGGGCTCTATAAGGATTACGACCTGACGCTGGCGCGTTTGGCGCGACGGGCGCATGTCCCAGCCCGGACCATCTCCCGGGCCGTCAATGATATTTACGGCGTCACGATAACGGATCTGGTCAATCGCTATCGCGTTGAGGAAGCCATGCGTCTCTTGAGGGAAACCGACATGCCAGTAACCGAGATCATGCTGGAAGCCGGCTTCCAGACCAAGTCCAATTTCAACCGCGTTTTCAAGGCGCTTGCAGGGCAGACACCAAGCGCTTACCGGACCTCAGAAAGGTGA
- a CDS encoding alpha/beta hydrolase, with product MELTQDWDKTFPKSDKVDHRKVTFTNRYGITLAGDLYTPKNGKAPFAALVVSGPFGAVKEQSSGLYAQTMAERGFVTLAFDPSYTGESSGEPRNVASPDINSEDFSAAVDCLGLLDNVDRERIGIIGICGFGGMALNAAAVDKRIKAVVASTMYDMSRVMSKGYFDSTTAQERTEALEQLGRQRWEDAEKGSPAYGPVSLELQGGEPEFVVQYAAYYKSKDRGFHPRAINSNAAWTVTNPLSFMNMPLLSYIDEISPRPMLLIHGEKAHSRYFSESAYEAAAEPKELVIVEGATHTDLYDQMDKIPFDKITGFFTDNL from the coding sequence ATGGAACTCACTCAGGATTGGGATAAGACCTTCCCCAAAAGCGACAAGGTCGATCATCGCAAGGTTACCTTCACCAACCGCTATGGCATCACGTTGGCGGGCGATCTCTATACGCCCAAGAATGGCAAGGCTCCGTTTGCTGCTCTTGTCGTTAGCGGCCCGTTCGGCGCTGTGAAAGAGCAGTCTTCCGGCCTTTATGCCCAGACCATGGCCGAACGTGGTTTTGTTACGCTGGCTTTTGACCCCTCCTATACAGGCGAAAGCAGCGGAGAGCCGCGCAATGTTGCTTCTCCAGATATCAATAGCGAAGATTTCAGCGCTGCCGTGGATTGCCTCGGTTTGCTGGATAATGTGGACCGTGAACGGATCGGCATTATTGGTATTTGCGGGTTCGGTGGCATGGCTTTGAACGCTGCAGCCGTGGATAAGCGCATCAAGGCTGTGGTGGCAAGCACGATGTATGACATGTCCCGTGTCATGTCCAAAGGCTATTTCGATAGCACCACGGCCCAAGAGCGTACCGAAGCACTTGAGCAATTGGGGCGTCAGCGCTGGGAAGATGCCGAGAAAGGCAGCCCGGCCTATGGTCCCGTTTCCCTTGAGCTTCAGGGTGGTGAGCCGGAATTCGTCGTGCAATATGCCGCTTACTATAAATCCAAGGACCGCGGCTTCCATCCCCGTGCGATCAACTCGAATGCAGCGTGGACGGTGACCAATCCGCTGTCTTTCATGAATATGCCGCTGTTGAGCTATATTGACGAGATCTCCCCGCGGCCTATGCTTTTGATCCATGGTGAGAAGGCCCATTCGCGCTATTTCAGTGAAAGCGCCTATGAAGCGGCTGCCGAGCCAAAAGAACTGGTGATCGTTGAAGGAGCCACCCATACCGATCTCTATGATCAGATGGACAAGATTCCTTTTGACAAGATTACTGGATTCTTTACCGACAATTTGTAA
- the ugpC gene encoding sn-glycerol-3-phosphate ABC transporter ATP-binding protein UgpC — protein sequence MADVILKDIRKSFGRVEVIKGVDITIEDGEFVVFVGPSGCGKSTLLRMIAGLEDITSGTLEIGGAVVNDVQPKERGIAMVFQSYAIFPHMTVRENMAFGLTIAKASKEEKESKVQEAARILQMEDLLDRKPSQLSGGQRQRVAIGRAITRKPSVFLFDEPLSNLDAALRMDMRMEIGRLHEQLAATMIYVTHDQVEAMTLADKIVVLKDGKVMQVGKPMELYHEPANKFVAGFLGAPSMNFLEVDIQELGEGSAVVSNGALEPTTVKMRGRTFTKGGKATMGIRPQYLKLAKAGEGMLHGVVTLTERLGTETVVDVSLLSGGKVIASFDEDLILTAGERLDLTFDADQAHLFHADE from the coding sequence ATGGCTGACGTCATTCTCAAGGATATTCGCAAGAGTTTTGGGCGGGTTGAAGTGATCAAAGGCGTCGATATTACCATTGAGGATGGGGAATTTGTCGTCTTTGTCGGCCCTTCTGGCTGCGGTAAGTCAACTCTGTTGCGCATGATTGCCGGGCTTGAGGACATCACCTCCGGCACGCTGGAAATCGGTGGCGCTGTGGTCAATGACGTGCAGCCCAAGGAGCGCGGCATCGCGATGGTTTTCCAGAGCTATGCCATTTTCCCCCACATGACGGTGCGTGAAAATATGGCCTTCGGCCTTACCATCGCCAAGGCGTCCAAGGAGGAGAAGGAGAGCAAGGTTCAGGAGGCGGCGCGTATTCTGCAAATGGAAGATCTTCTGGATCGCAAACCAAGCCAGCTGTCCGGTGGGCAGCGTCAGCGGGTTGCCATCGGGCGGGCCATCACGCGCAAGCCTTCGGTCTTCCTGTTCGATGAACCGCTCTCCAACCTTGACGCCGCCTTGCGCATGGATATGCGCATGGAAATCGGTCGTCTGCATGAACAACTGGCTGCGACCATGATCTATGTGACCCATGATCAGGTGGAAGCCATGACCCTTGCCGACAAGATTGTCGTGCTCAAGGATGGCAAGGTTATGCAGGTTGGAAAACCCATGGAGCTTTATCACGAGCCCGCGAACAAGTTCGTTGCCGGTTTTCTGGGGGCTCCGTCCATGAACTTTCTGGAGGTCGATATTCAGGAACTCGGTGAAGGCAGTGCCGTCGTCAGCAATGGCGCTCTTGAACCGACAACCGTTAAGATGCGCGGGCGCACCTTCACCAAGGGCGGCAAGGCCACGATGGGCATCCGGCCACAATATCTAAAGTTGGCAAAGGCTGGTGAAGGCATGTTGCATGGCGTGGTTACCCTCACCGAACGCCTCGGTACGGAAACCGTTGTTGATGTATCCTTGCTAAGCGGCGGCAAGGTGATCGCATCCTTTGATGAGGATTTGATCCTGACAGCAGGTGAGCGGCTTGATCTGACGTTTGATGCTGATCAGGCGCATCTGTTCCATGCGGATGAATAG
- a CDS encoding carbohydrate ABC transporter permease, producing the protein MAQVSPKNEGLLLVSRYLVLGLVAAIFLFPLIFMMVSSLKPDAQLLADTSSLRAFLPVGDVSLDNYFAAFDRAPIGRFMLNSVLITVTTVILSIIICSVAAFSFVYLEWTGRNVLLSIILATLIIPFETIAVPLLLLVSRLPWLGLEGMEWGWLNTYRVQIIPWIVDALTVFLFVQYFKDLPRELIEAARAEGASWLAVYRRVVMPLSGPVLATAAILKALKMYNEQYLWPLIVVQDEAHRPIMVGLGYFFQLDVAWGELMAYLTLISIPVLLFYLIMQRAFIASIASTGVKG; encoded by the coding sequence ATGGCACAGGTATCTCCAAAGAATGAAGGTTTGCTGCTGGTGTCGCGCTATCTGGTGCTGGGGCTGGTGGCGGCGATCTTCCTCTTCCCGCTTATCTTCATGATGGTGTCATCCCTCAAACCGGATGCGCAGTTGCTGGCTGATACCAGCTCTCTCAGAGCATTTCTGCCGGTGGGGGACGTGAGCCTTGATAACTATTTCGCGGCGTTTGATCGGGCGCCGATCGGGCGCTTCATGCTCAACTCGGTGCTGATCACCGTAACTACGGTTATTCTGTCGATCATTATCTGCTCTGTTGCGGCCTTTTCCTTTGTCTATCTGGAATGGACGGGACGCAATGTGTTGTTGTCGATCATTCTGGCAACGCTCATCATTCCGTTCGAGACCATTGCCGTGCCTCTTCTGCTGCTGGTCTCGCGCCTGCCATGGCTGGGGCTTGAAGGCATGGAATGGGGGTGGCTCAACACCTATCGGGTACAGATCATTCCATGGATTGTCGATGCGCTGACGGTCTTCCTGTTCGTGCAATATTTCAAGGATCTGCCGCGCGAGTTGATCGAAGCGGCACGAGCGGAAGGGGCCAGCTGGCTGGCAGTCTACCGGCGGGTCGTGATGCCGCTGTCCGGGCCAGTGCTGGCGACAGCAGCCATTCTCAAGGCGCTCAAGATGTATAACGAGCAATATCTCTGGCCGCTGATCGTTGTTCAGGATGAAGCGCACAGACCGATCATGGTGGGGCTTGGCTATTTCTTCCAACTGGATGTCGCGTGGGGTGAACTGATGGCCTATCTGACGCTCATCTCCATCCCCGTTCTGCTCTTCTATCTGATCATGCAGCGGGCGTTTATCGCCTCCATCGCGTCCACCGGGGTCAAAGGTTAA
- a CDS encoding lipoprotein signal peptide: MRLIFSLLAILFCSHPSTAASADYMTGFRQITLAGSDVMMWYPTDQTVPITTVAENKVFFGVDVIKQAPISDTNHPLVILSHGYSGLWRNQAWLAGYLARAGYVVASFNHSGTSFPDMNPSWAKDLAERPHQVSRILSALLQDRSFGPTIDQSRISVIGHSLGGSTALFLAGGTFSPSRLLNACGDDTSKMVCTVYRKGGLTHSMPSVSARDERISSVVLLDMEGIHAFTPESLAAIKIPLLALASGVEDPALPIDWESRQQAALLPTSVSRYAEVIGATHFSFMSRCKPGASALLEQDAYVCEGETAPREQLHQQIAQTILTFLRSGKRLVSALQAP; this comes from the coding sequence ATGCGTCTGATTTTTTCCCTTCTGGCGATTCTCTTTTGCAGTCACCCAAGCACTGCAGCATCTGCTGATTATATGACCGGCTTCCGGCAAATCACACTGGCAGGCAGCGATGTCATGATGTGGTACCCGACCGATCAAACAGTCCCTATCACCACGGTTGCCGAAAACAAGGTCTTCTTCGGCGTTGATGTCATCAAACAGGCACCGATATCGGATACCAATCATCCGCTGGTGATCCTGTCTCATGGTTATAGCGGCCTCTGGCGCAATCAGGCCTGGCTGGCTGGCTATCTGGCAAGGGCGGGATATGTGGTCGCGTCCTTCAATCACTCCGGCACCAGTTTCCCCGATATGAACCCGTCTTGGGCCAAAGATCTCGCAGAGCGCCCCCATCAGGTTTCGCGCATTCTCTCAGCCCTGCTGCAAGATCGCTCCTTCGGCCCGACAATCGATCAATCCCGCATCTCCGTCATTGGCCACTCGCTGGGCGGCTCAACCGCGCTCTTTCTTGCGGGAGGAACATTTAGCCCCTCACGTCTTCTCAATGCCTGCGGAGATGATACCAGCAAAATGGTCTGCACCGTTTATCGCAAGGGCGGGCTGACACACAGTATGCCCTCAGTCTCGGCCAGAGATGAGCGTATCTCTTCTGTTGTGTTGCTGGATATGGAGGGCATTCACGCTTTCACGCCGGAAAGTCTTGCCGCCATCAAGATCCCACTACTGGCCCTCGCCTCCGGCGTGGAAGATCCGGCACTGCCTATCGATTGGGAGAGCCGACAGCAGGCCGCCTTGTTGCCAACTTCGGTCAGCCGTTATGCAGAGGTCATCGGAGCGACGCATTTCTCCTTCATGAGCCGCTGCAAACCCGGTGCCAGCGCCCTATTGGAACAGGATGCCTATGTCTGCGAAGGAGAAACCGCACCAAGAGAGCAACTGCACCAACAGATTGCCCAAACCATCCTCACCTTTCTGAGGTCCGGTAAGCGCTTGGTGTCTGCCCTGCAAGCGCCTTGA
- a CDS encoding sugar ABC transporter permease, with amino-acid sequence MASKLTRSNGAGWAFALPGFILLFLFIILPFFFAFWFSLTNQRLISPNPTEFVGLSNYENLLGVSILTLEPERDEAGQVVRDDDGAISYPRVRTITRNPDFPQYKGMREWFRWQSGENARVVVAKDVVFMKALTNTMLFVLIIVPLQGGGALGLALLINQKLRGINAFRAIYFTPVVISIVVISLLWRFIYDGDDGLLNNVLAALTFGAFEPVDWLGNTDTALGSIIVMSAWQAMGFHMVIWLSGLQTIPATLYEVAAIEGSSSWQTFRYVTWPGLRNTAVLVLIVITMQAFALFAQIDVMTNGGPLDSTQTLVFQAVERGYGKQDISGGSTISVILFFIVLLISLVQRYLTREKR; translated from the coding sequence ATGGCTTCGAAGCTTACACGCTCGAATGGGGCAGGATGGGCCTTTGCCTTGCCTGGCTTTATCTTGCTGTTTCTCTTCATTATTCTGCCCTTCTTTTTTGCCTTCTGGTTTTCCCTGACCAACCAGCGGCTGATCTCGCCCAATCCGACCGAATTTGTCGGCCTATCCAATTACGAGAATCTGCTTGGGGTCTCGATCTTGACGCTGGAGCCTGAACGCGATGAGGCCGGGCAAGTCGTGCGGGATGACGATGGGGCAATCTCCTATCCCCGCGTGCGCACGATCACGCGCAATCCAGACTTCCCGCAATATAAGGGCATGCGGGAGTGGTTCCGCTGGCAAAGTGGCGAGAATGCCCGTGTTGTGGTGGCCAAGGATGTGGTCTTCATGAAGGCCCTCACCAACACCATGCTGTTTGTGTTGATCATCGTGCCGCTGCAAGGGGGCGGAGCGCTGGGACTTGCTTTGCTGATCAACCAGAAATTACGGGGGATCAACGCCTTCAGGGCCATCTATTTCACGCCGGTGGTTATTTCCATTGTCGTGATTTCGCTGCTCTGGCGCTTTATCTATGACGGGGATGACGGGCTGCTCAACAATGTTCTGGCGGCGCTCACCTTCGGGGCCTTCGAGCCGGTAGACTGGCTGGGCAATACGGATACCGCGCTGGGGTCCATTATCGTCATGTCGGCTTGGCAGGCCATGGGCTTTCATATGGTGATCTGGCTCTCGGGGCTGCAAACCATTCCGGCAACGCTTTATGAAGTGGCCGCTATCGAGGGCTCCTCAAGCTGGCAGACCTTCCGTTACGTGACATGGCCGGGGCTGCGCAACACAGCGGTTCTGGTGTTGATCGTGATCACCATGCAGGCCTTCGCGCTGTTTGCCCAGATCGATGTCATGACCAATGGCGGACCGCTGGATTCAACCCAGACGCTGGTATTCCAGGCGGTTGAGCGCGGCTATGGCAAACAGGATATTTCTGGTGGTTCGACCATTTCGGTCATCCTCTTTTTCATCGTTCTGCTGATTTCGCTGGTGCAGCGCTATCTGACGAGGGAGAAACGCTAA
- a CDS encoding AraC family transcriptional regulator, producing the protein MRPPEPLSGGLGLEPKDGMMPDHHVPSASMQPLAQIIDLWTAEAENVDTPIPGLGFFRRPLPTEPDLCLVEPALLVVVQGAKQMLVGGVPYRYDPSRFLITSLEIPGRTQIIEASPEVPCLGLTLTLDLRLLAEMVAQNMIAPLQRLKDRSSVAVGELTPRIFDPVERLVALLDEPDAIPVLAPLIKQELHYRLLMSDQGMRLWSFAASGSPNHRIMSVLNWMKLNYAAPMRVDDLAARAQMSGSAFHQHFRDLTTMSPLQYQKWLRLNEARQMMLNSRLDAASASFEVGYESPSQFSREYARLFGLPPKRDIEQLRAQGAI; encoded by the coding sequence ATGCGCCCTCCCGAGCCGCTTTCGGGCGGCTTGGGCCTTGAGCCGAAGGATGGAATGATGCCAGACCATCATGTACCAAGCGCAAGCATGCAGCCTCTCGCCCAGATCATCGATCTTTGGACGGCAGAGGCGGAGAATGTTGACACCCCCATTCCTGGGCTTGGTTTTTTTCGGCGTCCTCTTCCAACGGAGCCAGATCTCTGTTTGGTGGAGCCTGCTCTTCTGGTCGTCGTGCAGGGAGCCAAGCAGATGCTGGTTGGTGGGGTGCCCTATCGCTATGACCCTTCGCGCTTTCTGATTACGTCGCTCGAGATTCCGGGCCGCACCCAGATTATCGAAGCAAGTCCGGAGGTTCCCTGTCTAGGGTTGACCCTCACGCTCGATCTGCGACTTCTGGCAGAAATGGTCGCGCAGAATATGATTGCACCCTTGCAGCGACTCAAGGATCGCAGCAGCGTTGCCGTGGGAGAATTGACGCCCAGGATCTTTGATCCTGTTGAGCGGTTGGTGGCGTTGCTTGATGAGCCGGATGCTATTCCAGTTCTGGCACCTTTGATCAAGCAGGAACTTCATTACAGACTTCTTATGAGTGATCAGGGCATGCGCCTTTGGTCCTTTGCCGCTTCGGGTAGCCCCAATCACCGCATCATGTCGGTCCTTAACTGGATGAAGTTGAACTACGCGGCGCCCATGCGGGTTGATGACCTCGCCGCCCGTGCGCAGATGAGCGGTTCGGCCTTTCATCAGCATTTTCGTGATCTGACCACGATGAGTCCACTGCAATATCAAAAATGGCTGCGGCTGAATGAAGCGCGACAGATGATGCTCAATAGTCGCCTTGATGCGGCGAGTGCCTCGTTTGAAGTGGGCTATGAAAGCCCCTCCCAGTTCAGTCGTGAATATGCCCGCCTGTTCGGCCTGCCTCCCAAGCGCGATATCGAACAGCTAAGGGCGCAAGGGGCTATTTGA